From the genome of Vitis riparia cultivar Riparia Gloire de Montpellier isolate 1030 chromosome 2, EGFV_Vit.rip_1.0, whole genome shotgun sequence, one region includes:
- the LOC117906587 gene encoding polygalacturonase-like, which translates to MVQYVSSSSLLLAAVLFMVLQPYWATAVTYNVVNLGAKGDGRTDSTKAFLNAWAAACGSASPATIYVPPGRYLLLNAVFRGCKNHAITFRIDATLVAPSDYRVIGNAANWLAFQDVTGVSIIGGVLDGQGTGLWACKRSGKSCPSGATTLGLTKSNNILIRGLTSLNSQMFHIVINGCHVVKLQGVRVSASGHSPNTDGIHVQLSSGVTILDTQIKTGDDCVSVGPGATNLWIENVACGPGHGISIGSLGKDLKEEGVQNVTVKTVTFTGSQNGVRIKSWARASNGFVKRVVFQHILMVNVQNPIVIDQNYCPGHKNCPGQVSGVKVSDVTYQDIHGTSASEVAMKFDCSSKNPCSGIKLEDVKLTYRNKAPESSCVNAGGMASGFVEPASCL; encoded by the exons ATGGTGCAATACGTGAGTTCCAGTTCTCTACTTCTCGCCGCCGTTCTGTTTATGGTACTGCAGCCGTATTGGGCTACTGCAGTTACGTACAATGTGGTGAATTTGGGTGCTAAAGGCGACGGTCGTACTGACTCCACTAAGGCTTTTCTCAATGCATGGGCTGCGGCTTGTGGCTCCGCCTCGCCTGCTACCATTTACGTGCCGCCTGGGAGGTACTTGCTCCTCAATGCGGTGTTCCGTGGCTGCAAGAACCATGCTATCACCTTCAGAATTGATGCAACGCTGGTGGCTCCCTCGGACTATCGCGTTATCGGCAACGCTGCAAACTGGCTAGCCTTCCAAGATGTCACTGGCGTTTCCATCATCGGCGGGGTCCTCGACGGCCAGGGGACTGGTTTGTGGGCCTGCAAGAGGTCCGGCAAGAGTTGCCCCAGCGGCGCCACG ACACTGGGACTTACCAAGTCCAACAACATCCTCATCCGTGGATTAACATCACTCAACAGCCAAATGTTCCACATTGTCATCAACGGCTGTCACGTTGTGAAACTTCAGGGAGTGAGGGTCTCTGCCTCCGGCCACAGCCCAAACACCGACGGCATCCATGTACAGTTATCGTCCGGGGTCACGATCTTGGACACCCAAATCAAGACCGGCGACGACTGCGTCTCTGTCGGCCCAGGCGCCACCAACCTGTGGATCGAGAATGTTGCCTGTGGACCAGGCCATGGCATCAG CATTGGAAGCCTAGGCAAGGACCTCAAAGAAGAGGGTGTCCAAAATGTGACAGTTAAGACGGTTACTTTTACCGGTTCACAAAATGGGGTGAGGATCAAGTCATGGGCCAGGGCCAGCAATGGGTTTGTTAAGCGTGTTGTTTTCCAACACATACTCATGGTCAATGTCCAAAACCCCATCGTCATTGACCAAAATTACTGCCCCGGCCACAAAAATTGTCCTGGACAG GTTTCTGGAGTAAAAGTTAGCGATGTAACATACCAAGATATCCATGGCACATCTGCAAGTGAAGTTGCCATGAAGTTTGATTGTAGCTCCAAAAATCCATGCAGTGGGATAAAACTAGAAGACGTTAAGCTCACTTATAGGAACAAAGCCCCTGAATCCTCGTGTGTCAATGCAGGTGGGATGGCTTCTGGATTTGTCGAGCCCGCCAGTTGTTTGTaa
- the LOC117927910 gene encoding cytochrome P450 81Q32-like codes for MEVSSLHSYLSLLFVFLFLVIGILFPRRRYGNLPPSPPAVPIIGHLHLLKQPVHRFLQRLSLKYGPIFSLRFGSQLVVIVSSPSAVEECFTKNDVVLANRPRLASDKYLGFNYTSMASASYGEHWRNLRRLSALEIFSSNRLNMFLGIRRDEVKILLLRLARDSREGFAKVELRPMLTELTFNIITRMVAGKRYYGEGVEFEEAKRFREIISEVFKLGGASSNPTDFLPILRWIGFGDHEKKLKKTTRETQVILQGLIDEHRSGNDRGSVDNNSMIDHLLSLQKTEPEYYTDDIIKGLVLVLILAGTDTSAATVEWAMTLLLNHPDVLKKAKAELDIHVGKDRLIEESDLPKLRYLQSIISETLRLFPVAPLLVPHMSSDDCQIGGFDIPGGTLLLINAWAIHRDPQVWEDPTSFIPERFENGERENYKLLPFGIGRRACPGAGLANRVVGLALGSLIQCYDWKRISKTTIDTTEGEGLTMPKLEPLEAMCKACEIIKTGSLELENNI; via the exons ATGGAAGTGTCTTCACTTCACTCAtatctctctcttctcttcgtCTTTCTCTTCCTTGTTATCGGAATTTTGTTCCCAAGAAGAAGATATGGGAATCTCCCACCGAGCCCGCCTGCAGTTCCAATTATAGGTCATCTCCACCTCCTCAAACAACCGGTCCATCGATTTCTACAACGCCTTTCACTAAAGTACGGTCCAATCTTCTCCCTCCGATTCGGATCCCAGCTCGTGGTCATCGTTTCCTCTCCCTCCGCCGTCGAAGAATGCTTCACCAAGAACGACGTCGTCTTGGCCAACCGCCCTCGCTTAGCGTCCGACAAGTACCTGGGGTTCAACTACACCTCTATGGCCTCAGCATCATACGGCGAACACTGGCGCAACCTCCGCCGCCTCAGCGCCCTGGAAATCTTCTCCTCGAATCGCCTCAACATGTTTCTAGGCATCCGCAGGGATGAAGTCAAGATTCTACTCCTCCGATTGGCTCGAGATTCGAGGGAGGGTTTTGCAAAGGTAGAGCTGAGACCGATGCTTACAGAGCTAACCTTTAATATTATAACGAGGATGGTTGCAGGAAAGCGATACTACGGAGAAGGCGTGGAATTTGAGGAGGCTAAGCGTTTTCGGGAGATTATCAGCGAGGTTTTCAAACTGGGTGGGGCATCATCAAATCCAACAGATTTTTTGCCCATATTGCGATGGATTGGGTTCGGAGATCATGAGAAGAAGTTAAAGAAGACCACGAGAGAGACACAGGTGATCTTGCAGGGTTTGATTGATGAGCATAGAAGTGGTAATGACAGGGGTTCAGTGGATAATAATTCTATGATCGACCATCTGTTATCCTTGCAGAAAACAGAACCAGAGTACTACACAGATGACATTATTAAAGGGCTTGTATTG GTCTTAATTCTTGCTGGAACAGATACTTCAGCAGCGACGGTGGAATGGGCAATGACCCTTCTCCTCAATCATCCGGATGTTTTGAAGAAAGCTAAAGCCGAGTTGGATATTCACGTTGGAAAGGACCGCTTGATAGAAGAATCTGATCTTCCCAAACTGCGGTACCTTCAAAGTATCATTTCTGAAACTTTGAGACTATTTCCTGTGGCCCCTCTTTTAGTGCCCCATATGTCCTCAGATGACTGTCAAATAGGGGGATTTGATATACCAGGAGGCACACTTTTATTGATAAATGCATGGGCCATTCACAGAGACCCTCAGGTGTGGGAAGATCCTACAAGTTTCATACCTGAAAGGTTTGAAAATGGAGAACGTGAGAATTACAAACTACTACCATTTGGAATAGGAAGAAGAGCCTGTCCTGGAGCAGGCCTAGCTAATCGAGTGGTGGGTTTGGCTTTGGGGTCGTTGATTCAGTGCTATGACTGGAAGAGGATTAGCAAAACCACTATTGACACCACTGAAGGGGAAGGGCTCACCATGCCCAAACTGGAGCCATTAGAAGCCATGTGTAAGGCATGTGAGATTATAAAAACAGGTTCACTAGAACTAGAAAACAATATCTAG